From the genome of Phreatobacter cathodiphilus, one region includes:
- the solA gene encoding N-methyl-L-tryptophan oxidase, which produces MAHYDVIVAGVGAMGSAATYQLARRGRRVLGLERFDIPHAMGSSHGVNRIIRLAYFEHPLYVPLLRRAYELWRETETAFGEQLLHVTGGLDAGPPDGRVVSGSLAACREHGLAHELMDAGETARRFPAYRLAEGHVANFQADAGFVMSERAIVAHVAMALAAGAEIHGREALTGWEPTAGGGVRVTTTRGTYEAERLILSTGAWIGDHVPELARLAVPERQVLGWFQPLKPAPFALGAFPVSIVETRLGSCYQFPVFGVPGFKIGLYNHLKESGHADALSREPTRADEAALRAVVREVFPEADGPTLALRCCLFTNTPDEHFVVDTLPGLPQVIVASPCSGHGFKFASVMGEVLADLATTGHSMHDLSLFRLARFANGGAG; this is translated from the coding sequence GTGGCCCACTATGACGTGATCGTCGCCGGCGTCGGCGCGATGGGTTCGGCCGCGACCTATCAGCTCGCGCGGCGCGGCCGCCGGGTCCTCGGGCTGGAGCGCTTCGACATCCCTCACGCCATGGGCTCGTCCCACGGCGTCAACCGCATCATCCGCCTCGCCTATTTCGAGCATCCGCTCTACGTGCCGCTGCTGCGCCGGGCCTATGAGCTCTGGCGCGAGACGGAGACGGCCTTCGGCGAGCAGCTTCTCCACGTCACGGGCGGGCTCGACGCCGGTCCCCCCGACGGACGAGTCGTGAGCGGCTCGCTCGCGGCCTGCCGGGAGCACGGCCTCGCGCACGAACTCATGGACGCGGGCGAGACGGCGCGCCGCTTTCCGGCCTATCGCCTCGCCGAGGGGCACGTCGCCAATTTCCAGGCCGATGCCGGCTTCGTCATGAGCGAGCGCGCCATCGTCGCCCATGTCGCCATGGCGCTGGCGGCAGGAGCGGAAATCCACGGCCGCGAGGCGCTCACGGGCTGGGAGCCGACGGCCGGCGGCGGCGTGCGCGTCACCACCACCCGCGGCACCTACGAGGCGGAGCGGCTGATCCTCTCGACCGGCGCCTGGATCGGCGACCACGTGCCGGAACTGGCCCGCCTCGCCGTGCCGGAGCGCCAGGTGCTCGGCTGGTTCCAGCCTTTGAAACCGGCGCCCTTTGCGCTCGGGGCCTTTCCCGTCTCCATCGTCGAGACGCGGCTCGGCTCCTGCTACCAATTCCCGGTCTTCGGCGTGCCGGGCTTCAAGATCGGCCTCTACAACCACCTGAAGGAGAGCGGCCACGCCGACGCCCTGTCGCGCGAGCCCACGCGCGCCGACGAGGCCGCCCTGCGGGCCGTCGTCCGCGAGGTCTTTCCCGAAGCCGACGGCCCGACCCTGGCGCTGCGCTGCTGCCTCTTCACCAACACGCCGGACGAGCATTTCGTCGTCGACACCCTGCCGGGCCTGCCGCAGGTGATCGTCGCCTCACCCTGTTCGGGCCACGGCTTCAAGTTCGCCAGCGTCATGGGCGAGGTGCTCGCCGACCTCGCCACCACGGGACACAGCATGCACGACCTGTCGCTGTTCCGCCTCGCCCGCTTCGCGAATGGAGGTGCAGGGTGA